Part of the Anguilla rostrata isolate EN2019 chromosome 10, ASM1855537v3, whole genome shotgun sequence genome, GGATTTTTTCAAGAGCAAGGAGGGAACGTCTCTTATTGTGTAGGAAACGGTTACTGGACAAAACCGACGCTAGTGTGCAAAGGTAACAGATTTTAATTACATCTTAGCATCCATTCGGTATTAGCACTCAGTCTTATTCACTCATCTGTACAAACTGGACCCTGTGTATATATCGTGAAATCCCATCTCAGTAATGCTGGTGGATTTGATTTCAGTTTATCGGCTGAATGGCCATGACATCATATACTGACCCTTAACCCGATCGCGCGGTGCTTGGCGTTCCCTTTTAGAGACGCAGTGCGGTCGCCCACCACACATACAGAGCCTGGTTACGCAGTGGGACGGTAGCGTGAGTGTGGGCAGTGTGTCCTATTACTCCTGCCAGGAGGGCTTTCATAAggtcacaggaagtgatgcgtcTGTGTGCACTGCGAACGGTCAGTGGCAGGGCGTCACTTTGACATGCAAAGGTAATGGAGTATCGCTCTGAATATTCACCCGTTATTTGCCGGTTCACACAAGGCTGTGAAGGtagactgtgatgtcataatgggtGGAGCCAGAATGCGCTGTAAATCACTGTCTTAACCAATCGCAAGACTGTACTCCCCATGGAATTACACAATGCAGTGTGCCATTTTAAGCTCAGCACATTTTCGATTTCATGGCGTCTAATTCTCCTGTCGCTAgtgtaaaaaagcatttttgaacCGAAGCACTTATACACTGAAATGAGGCCTCCCGGCCAGACCAGACTGACATACCAGTACAGTCTGTGTAATAATGTCTCACTCGCTTTCTTTCTAGAGATTGAGTGTGGGGAGCCTCCTTCATTTCCTCACTCCATCACGTTCTGGAATAACAGCACTAAGATCGGCACAGAGGTGTCTTATCAGTGCCAGGCTGGATTTTACCATGCCGGAAGTGGGAATGCTTCTGTTTGTGCTGCTGATGGTCACTGGGACCATGCTAACATACTGTGTCAAGGTTAAGTGCAACGCTGTTATCTTCATTTACTCATcacaggtatttttttttttggagaactGTCTCCTCCTGCTGAAAGCTGAGTACCCCTTTGCGTGAGCACAGGGGTCCTGTGTGTGTAAGGACGGATTTCACCGTGCGCACAAGCAGAGATAACAGGGATGAGGCTCtgctgtgtgagggtgtggtttAAACAGTGCGATCTCGAGCATGCACCAGCATTGCACCGCCCTCCATCTTACATAGAAAATGTCTGTGTTAATTCACCATTAACTGAAACAAAAGATGGACTAACATGCCTTAAGGGAATCCCGTTCCCCTATGGTGGTTTATGGGGACATTGAACCcacagtgtcagtgttgtgACCCTCAGCTCTTTTATAGAGATCAACTGTGGGCCTCCAGCAGTTTTCCCCAACACTGACCTGCTCTGGGACCGCACTGCGGTGCTGGGAAGTGTAGTCCACTACGCCTGCAAACACGGCTTTTATCTGGAGGGAGGCCGCAATCACTCCACATGCACTTCAGCCCGAGAGTGGGAGCGCATTACTGTAACATGCAGAGGTAACTAACACTTTCcacattacacagcacagcatgtggCTACAACGCAAACCTACAAACAGTACAAACAGTTCTTTATATTGTTCTCCCCCATATATGTCTATTatttacatgtatatatatatactgtatagtcTGTAGTCTGAaagtaaaggcaagttcacagctgtgttctgcagcttgaagaatggttaggacacaggtttgttaatgattttgaacgagtgaaatattttctacagtagcttggctacctatggccgttaaagacatgtgcaatatattcatatttcttcaagaaataaaaatgtttttaaaagacctgaaacattattttgcatttatattattttattcttgatatttaccttgtttattaatcaattttaaatgggttttctgaatttttccaatctaccaatggcttcaattagggttaagggcccaaactagggttagggttaggaaaacggtaagtctgagggtaaaggcaatttgacggctgtgttcagcagcttgaagaatggttaggacacaggtttgttaatgattttgaatgagtcaaatattttctactgtagcatgggtacctatggccataaaaaaatgtgcaatatattaatattttttcaatgaaaaaatctttttaaaagacctgaaacatattatttttcatttgtattattgtattcgtgatatttaccttgatttttaatcaattttaaatgggttttctgaagttttccaagctaccaatggcttcaattagggttaagggcccaaactagggttagggttaggaaaacgataagtctgagggtaaaggcaagttcacggctgtgttcagcagcttgaagaatggttaggacacaggtttgttaatgattttgaatgagtcaaatattttctactgtagcatgggtacctatggccattaaaaaatgtgcaatatattaatattttttcaatgaaaatttttttttaaaagacctgaaacatattattttgcatttgtattattgtattcatgatatttaccttgatttttaatcaattttaaatgggttttctgaagttttccaagctaccaatggcttcaattagggttaagggcccaaactagggttagggttaggaaaacgataagtctgagggtaaaggcaagttcacagctgtgttcagcagcttgaagaatggttaggacacaggtttgttaatgattttgaatgagtcaaatattttctactgtagcatgggtacctatggccattaaaaaatgtgaaatatattaatattttttcatggaaaaaatctttttaaaagacctgaaacattattttgcatttgtcttattgtattcgtgatatttaccttgatttttaatcaattttaaaagggttttctgaagttttccaagctaccaatggcttcaattagggttaagggcccaaactagggttagggttaggaaaacggtaagtctgagggtaaaggcaagttcacagctgtgttcagcagcttgaagaacggttaggacacaggtttgttaaacAGTGCGATCTCGAGCATGCACCAGCATTGCACCGCCCTCCATCTTACataaaaaatgtctgtgttAATTCACCATTAACTGAAACAAAAGATGGCCTTAAGGGAATCCCGTACCCCTATGGTGGTTTATGGGGACATTGAACCCACAGTGTCTCTTTTATAGAGATCAACTGTGGGCCTCCAGCAGATTTCCCCAACACTGACCTGCTCTGGGACCGCACTGCGGTGCTGGGAAGTGTAGTCCACTACGCCTGCAAACACGGCTTTTACCTGGAGGGAGGCCGCAATCACTCCACATGCACTTCAGCCCGAGAGTGGGAGCGCACTACTGTAACATGCAGAGGTAACTAACACTTTCcacattacacagcacagcttgtGGCTACAACGCAAACCTTTACAAACAGTACGTCTCGCTGATTTCCTTTGTAGAGGTAGACTGTGGAGAGccccctgctcttcctcacaCAGAGAGGGTGTGGAGTGGGAGTGGCAGGATTGGCACAGTGGTGCATTATCAGTGCAATACTGGATTTTACAATGCAGGGGGAGATGGACCCTCAGTTTGCACAGCTAACGGTCACTGGGATGTGGCCTCTCTGCAGTGTCAAGGTACTGGTCAtcagtttatatttatttattttgggcaATAGAAAAATCATTctgttggctttttaaaaatcttataatttttttcctctgtctcctGAATTATAGGTAATACAAGTACGCTCCATTACCCATGGACTTGAAACATGATATTGTTATTGCCAGTCTTAGATGAAATCATGAGTGATGcaactgaaaatgatttcattcataccaaatgaaaaaaaaaaaaaaaaaaaaaaaaactgtaaactataatgcattgtgtgaatttgtagaAGTTGATTGTGGAGTACCGATGTCGATCCCTCACGCCTCAGTCCTGTGGAGTAAGCCCTCGAGAATGGGCAGTGTGGCGTATTATATCTGTGATAGGGGCTATTACAGTGGGAACGGGAAAACCCGGTCTGTCTGTGGGGCAAACGGACTTTGGGAGGATATTACAATGCTCTGTGAAGGTACTTAATCTTCTACATTCTGAACAATGTATAGTATAATTAGcaaacacattaacattttaaaaggggGATGTTTTAACATGGTTGAAGACTTTTCTGTCACAGAGAAGCCCAGGTaaaacaaaatgactgaaaagCTTATTCACCTGCATTGCAttgtaattttatgtttttgtagcGACccttggttgtttttttttattttattttattttttttttacagagattAACTGTGGGCCTCCGGCAGTGTTCCCCAACACTGACCTGCTCTGGGACCGCACTGCGGTGCTGGGAAGTGTAGTCCACTACGCCTGCAAACACGGCTTTTACCTGGAGGGAGGCCGCAATCACTCCACATGCACTTCAGCCCGAGAGTGGGAGCGCACTACTGTAACATGCAGAGGTAACACATCGTTAACTTTTACACTTAACCCTGGTTAGGGTTCCACTCATTTTATCATTCTGCTGTGTGTACCAGGAGAGAATCTGCCAtggattttaaagaaattttaagGCTACAGTTATGGAACCTAGTAGGTGCTGTTGaaattttacatgcatatatcTGTTAAAAATATACGAATATCACTATTATTATCTTGCACTGTGATGCATCAGAACAAAAGTTAAATTGAGTAATTGTCACTAAATATCTGTGCAAATATCCGtgcaaatatctgaaataaatatgacatcatTATTGTGAGTAAGAAGTCTGCTGTTCAGCCTTCTTGCCTCTTCCCTGAGCTCATGAGAAGCCATTCCCTCCTGCTTTTTAAAGTGCTAATAAAGTGAGATTGAGAATACTGATAAATGAAACCCCAGGGCTGGTGTCTCGCCCTGCCTGCTGAAGAGACATTCTGCATTAATCCTCCAGTCCGTGATCGAGGAGAGCAGAGGATTTATACTGGAATCAGTTCTCAGGAAGGGAATGAAGAACAGATCCAGGATTAAAGAATCGAGGAACAAGTTACCTTTATCAGACCAATAACGTTCCAGCCACAAAATGGTGAATAAACTCACTGGAATTTCTTGCTGAGGATTGTCATAATATTcattccttcattcattcattcattaattcattcattcattagtaAAACCTGTGACTGATGAAAATCATACACACCGTGTGTAAGGCAACAGTACTCTTTCGGAGGCTGGTGAGGTCATCGGATTATGAATTTatctaaataattaaaagtagcAGTACAGGAAAATACAACTTAAATATATGAAGTAACTGCTTAGAGGTCTGGGTATTCCGTGCATAAACAGTCATGCTAAAGTTCTTAACAGTCGTGCCGATCATGTTGTTTTACTCATAATGTACCCAGTGGTCAGTGCGCTCAGATTCTCTGTGCTGGCCTGTGGCAGGGGGCGGTTTGGGtttggtttagggttagggtgcgcTTCCGGCTGGATTTACTGTCCCGGGCCGGCCCTGCTAAAGAATGCGATTCTTGTCCTGCGTGAGAGAGGCCAGGGGCCATTTTACGATTACGAAACTTTTTATGGACAAACCGTTAGAAGTCCTATCGCCAAATCAGCCACGctaattgtttgttttcattttgattccGTTTCCTTCCTGTTTCTACTCACCAGGCCAGGCTTAGCGTAAGATGGTGTGCAGTAAGTCATGTGCACAATGTGATTTGTGAATAATTCCATGGCTTGTtcctaaataaatacatcttgaCTGCAACACTTGCTTCCTGTGccaaaattgttgttttttgtaacTTATTTATCTGTTTACCTTAATATTACCAGGAATAACTCCCTTTTAGATTCAAAAGGGATTCAAAAAGACAGTCCGGCTGTCTTTGGGACATTGACAACCCCCCTCTCAAtcggtctcccccccccccccccgcgcagccAGGTGCGGCCCGCCCCCCTCGTTACCCCGCTGGGAAGTGGCGTGGCAGAACGGCAGCTCAGCCGGAAGCATGGCGCTGCATCGCTGCCAGAGAGGGTACcggaggtggagggggcggaCCCTGTCCATCTGTGAGGACACGGGGAGGTGGCAGCCGGCCACACTGGTCTGCAGAGGTACACTAGCACCTGCGCACCTGCATCTTAAGACCCGTTCCGTTAAAACTGTGATGAAAAGTGAAAACAGAGCTCAGATTATAAAATATGCCACCCTGCACAGAATCAAGCGGCCTCAAATACTGTTTGTATTTTAGCTGGAAGCTATGCATTCATTCATCTGTTCAGTTCGAAGGGTTCCACTGCAGGTGCTGGGTTCTGAAAGCATTGAGGCTTAATCTCCTCCCTGTGGACCATGTGGACTCACTTCACTAGAGCTTcacattaaatttaaatttcgCCTGCGACACACACTAAAATTGTAGAAATTCAGTGTCAATTCTGAGACCAGTTTCAAATATATTACTACTGACCTATAGCAGACCGTGAAACTGGATGTTATCTCAGTAATATCTCAGTAATGCTTTGGGTAATTTGAAAATGACAGAATGTATTATATTACAGAGATAACACCCAGTTTCACAGTTCGCTATGGGTCAGTAGTAATATTAGAAAACATCTGAAATTGGTTTCAGAATTATTACACTGAAGATCACTTTCAGGAGATTAGAGATAACTTCAGAGATAAAGATATACCCTGCATGCTCTGTTATGTCCAccaactgctgtttttttaaaaaccattgcATTATGGTAATTCTCTTCTCTGTCCTTATCATTAATAAGTACATGGCTTCTGATGCTGAAGACCCAAGATCAtgtctttttcttatttcctgTGAATAACAGAAATCAGGCCTGCGATCAGCAAGCTGGTGCTGTTCAATGAGAAGTGCCTGAGATGGACAGCAGAGCGATATGACGAGCGGGGAGAGGATTATACAGTAATATCACTTTCGTGCTTTTAAATCTGAGAATGTGGTGAAGTCGTTCCAGAGCTCCACCTTGCTGTGTGCAGCGTGTATGGTATTCCCTATCCAGACAACATTTGTAATCAATTACCAATGCGTACAAATCTTtgctaatttttatttatttatttgaatccTTCTCCTATGACAAAGTTTGGTAGCTCATCTAATGCACTCTATCACTGTGTTAGGCTGATCCCTCTTGCTGTCTCTAATACAGGTCCAAATTGTGGGATCCAGGGACTATCAGAGAGCTTTCCGGGACGTGAGAAAGAGGGCCTTCAGCTCGGAGTCTGACCAGCCTGAACTCTGCCTGAACCTTCAGCCGGGCACCAACTACACCATCAACATCACTGCGCTCTCGGCCAGGTTCTCCTGCACCATCACTGCCAACACCAGCATCCACGGTACTAACGTCCTCTGTGGCTTTCCCTACAAAAGCAGAGCTTTTGTAGAAAGCAGTTCACACAGGCAGGCTGTTAGCCCAGTGAGGCAGGCAGATCAGAAGAACTGATAAGTTGTTATTATGGTATGGCACGAGGGGGAGTAGTGTAGGTGCAGCAGGAGTTCCTCTATCAGTCTCATAAAGGGTTAACTAAGTTTGTCCTATTAATAATTCAATTTACTGCAGGGAAATTCTTTGAATAGCAGAGGATGGGTTTtggttaaacaaacaaaagtgcaatggatttatacatttattatagaCGGAAGAATTTAGAggaaaatgatacattttttcacaAGATAAAACTCACAAGGGAAGGAGAATTACACCCAAGAACACAATGTACCGCTAGCTCCAAAAATAGGGCCATTCAAGAGATGGGGGTCAAACGGGGTCAGCTCACAGTGCACTAATGAGGTTTCATCCAGAGGGCCCAGGACCAGCTGACCAGCAGCCACAACACAGTCTTTGTTCTGTTCAGAATTACGAAATAGCAGAAGAGTTGGAActaacatttcctgttttaaaacTATTCAAATCAAAGAGGTAGTAACATTTTACAGCAataagtatttatatttatttatatttatatatatattttttttttttatgatgagtaattttggaatttttgttgttgtctagCAGTCAGGATTGTCATAAGTGATAAGAGAAATTGTGTCTcacttattgttttttttttattttttagctccGCCTGTACCTGAGGTTGTATTCAGAGATGTAGAGGTTCCCCTACCTTCTCTTTGGCTACGCAGATCAATGAACACCCTGGACCCTATAAGGTAATGGTCATTTTACACTTCTGTGCTCTGTACCCTGGTCAGGGATTCATCAAAATCTTTCAGTGATATTCAGAAGGGCCAGACTGACATTAAAGTTTGGCATGCAGGTGGAGGCTACCTGCCCTGGAAGGTGCTCGTGTCTGCGGTCATTCATCCCAGAGTAACACTGGACTTTCTGTTTCAGTCACTGAACCCAGAGCCTGTTGGCTCGCTGCCCCTCAGGACTACAACTCCCAGAGTACATGTTACTCACAACATAATTACAGGACAAATCTGGGCCTGGGAAAACAGCCATGTAGAGAAAAATTCCAGAAAGAAATGTGACAAGGAGTGAAGTTTCATTAACCCCCTGATGTACCTGtaggtgtttatttatttgcatgtaaaGTACTATGCTGATGTCGTCAAAAACCCATACAGGGTCACAAAGGAACTCCAACCGAAATGCAAATCATCGACTTGTCTGAACCAacagagatattttttttgtccGCAGTAAAACAGGATGATTAGTGCAGACCAGAGAGTGACTGATAGAGTATGTTGCTCTCCCCATTTTTGTTTCCTGACCCCCGCTCTGTTACCTGGCCTGTGCCCACAGCGTTTCCTGATCCCCGGGTCTGTGATTGTGTCTGTGCCCGCAGCGTTTCCTGATCCCCGGGTCTGTGATTGTGTCTGTGCCCGCAGCATTTCCTGATCCCCGGGTCTGTGATTGTGTCTGTGCCCGCAGCGTTTCCTGATCCCCGGGTCTGTGATTGTGTCTGTGCCCGCAGCATTTCCTGATCCCCGGGTCTGTGATTGTGTCTGTGCCCGCAGCGTTTCCTGATCCCCGGGTCTGTGATTGTGTCTGTGCCCGCAGCGTATACCAGGTGTTCGTGGTGCCGCTGGAGGGCCGCGTGGCGTTTGACTGCAGGTCAGCGAGCGAGGCGCACTTCCACAGCGACACGCCGGCAGCGCTTTACCTGGCAGCGCAGATTCCCGTGGCGGAcgtgggggcggagctcagCTTCACCGTGGGGGACCAACGCCACTACGGCGAATACTATAACGCTCCCTTACAGCCTGGCAGGGACTATTACATCATACTGCGCTCTGTCAGTCAATGGGGACGGGTGAGACCTGCTCCTTAAACACCTCTCATCTGAAGCCATGGGGTCTACTGCACTCAGGCTGAAGTACAAGCTGCAGGATATGCAGGAtatccaaaccatgaaaaacagccccagaccagaCATGCACCAATACAACAGATCTTTTCTGTCATATATATGGTGTAAAAATTTTGTGCATCATCCTGTGTTGCTTTGCTGATGGATCACATGGGATCTTGggttaaattaaaatcaaaagatTGAGCCACTGTAACACAGAAATGACAAGCTAAAATGAGTTCATTTTAGTTAGTTCAGTTAGTACTGGATTaacagccaaaataaaagttaaagaATCTGAtccatattttaacatttaaactgCAGCCAGTGAATGTTATGgctaaataaacacataacCTGTCAGCATTAAATATAATGTCATATTTAAGCAGTTGGGGGATTGGGGACGGACATTTTTTATAGCAGTTTCCAAAGCGAAATTTTTTTGGCACCAGTGTTGAGCGATTTGTTTGCATTACATCATGTGACCTctttcattttactgtacatgtaaGAGCCGGAGGTGCTGGACTGAAATTTctttgcatatttaattaattccgCATATCCAATTAATTCCATGTGCAAACACACGTGCCATGCCATCCATATACCTCCTgacattttatgaaattgttttttccAGGTCAGGAAACAGTCCTGTGTCTTCTGGGCAAAAGTAAGGggtaaatataatatttatttttcacttacGTAAGCCCTTTAAAACATTGCGGCATTAACTTCTCATCTCAATGCgtatgaatgtgtgtactgtgttcATAGATGCATATACCTGTACATTTTTACTATGCTTAAAGGGAGAAAGCTC contains:
- the susd1 gene encoding sushi domain-containing protein 1 isoform X11 → MEQTSWKRLLVAKAFLLYLTSSVFKVRVAGTLEDVCATCHVNATCDDKMDGSGGKVCTCMYGFLGNGRTQCQDKNECQAGRGKICGDHTVCHNTYGSFYCTCLRGYSPSNNLVIFIPNDGTQCKDIDECKVQGICGEGGWCTNVQGDFSCRCQAGYKVQNGSQPFHPHRDTAFCKAIDCGQPPSVTYATQLSGTGTRYGSVAKFGCLEGFFQKSGNNTAICGEKGVWEGLSLVCEEIDCGDPPTLPHSVMTWNKASKVGTKVSYRCSAGFYSVGDGNISVCNTRGQWDKASMQCEEINCGPPAVFPNTDLLWDRTAVLGSVVHYACKHGFYLEGGRNHSTCTSAREWERITVTCREINCGPPADFPNTDLLWDRTAVLGSVVHYACKHGFYLEGGRNHSTCTSAREWERTTVTCREVDCGEPPALPHTERVWSGSGRIGTVVHYQCNTGFYNAGGDGPSVCTANGHWDVASLQCQEVDCGVPMSIPHASVLWSKPSRMGSVAYYICDRGYYSGNGKTRSVCGANGLWEDITMLCEEINCGPPAVFPNTDLLWDRTAVLGSVVHYACKHGFYLEGGRNHSTCTSAREWERTTVTCRARCGPPPSLPRWEVAWQNGSSAGSMALHRCQRGYRRWRGRTLSICEDTGRWQPATLVCREIRPAISKLVLFNEKCLRWTAERYDERGEDYTVQIVGSRDYQRAFRDVRKRAFSSESDQPELCLNLQPGTNYTINITALSARFSCTITANTSIHAPPVPEVVFRDVEVPLPSLWLRRSMNTLDPISVYQVFVVPLEGRVAFDCRSASEAHFHSDTPAALYLAAQIPVADVGAELSFTVGDQRHYGEYYNAPLQPGRDYYIILRSVSQWGRVRKQSCVFWAKVRGTSYIIQSATMLTGGLIGLVAFVVFLRFAHVWYCKKT
- the susd1 gene encoding sushi domain-containing protein 1 isoform X9, with the protein product MEQTSWKRLLVAKAFLLYLTSSVFKVRVAGTLEDVCATCHVNATCDDKMDGSGGKVCTCMYGFLGNGRTQCQDKNECQAGRGKICGDHTVCHNTYGSFYCTCLRGYSPSNNLVIFIPNDGTQCKDIDECKVQGICGEGGWCTNVQGDFSCRCQAGYKVQNGSQPFHPHRDTAFCKAIDCGQPPSVTYATQLSGTGTRYGSVAKFGCLEGFFQKSGNNTAICGEKGVWEGLSLVCEEIDCGDPPTLPHSVMTWNKASKVGTKVSYRCSAGFYSVGDGNISVCNTRGQWDKASMQCEEIECGEPPSFPHSITFWNNSTKIGTEVSYQCQAGFYHAGSGNASVCAADGHWDHANILCQEINCGPPAVFPNTDLLWDRTAVLGSVVHYACKHGFYLEGGRNHSTCTSAREWERITVTCREINCGPPADFPNTDLLWDRTAVLGSVVHYACKHGFYLEGGRNHSTCTSAREWERTTVTCREVDCGEPPALPHTERVWSGSGRIGTVVHYQCNTGFYNAGGDGPSVCTANGHWDVASLQCQEVDCGVPMSIPHASVLWSKPSRMGSVAYYICDRGYYSGNGKTRSVCGANGLWEDITMLCEEINCGPPAVFPNTDLLWDRTAVLGSVVHYACKHGFYLEGGRNHSTCTSAREWERTTVTCRARCGPPPSLPRWEVAWQNGSSAGSMALHRCQRGYRRWRGRTLSICEDTGRWQPATLVCREIRPAISKLVLFNEKCLRWTAERYDERGEDYTVQIVGSRDYQRAFRDVRKRAFSSESDQPELCLNLQPGTNYTINITALSARFSCTITANTSIHAPPVPEVVFRDVEVPLPSLWLRRSMNTLDPISVYQVFVVPLEGRVAFDCRSASEAHFHSDTPAALYLAAQIPVADVGAELSFTVGDQRHYGEYYNAPLQPGRDYYIILRSVSQWGRVRKQSCVFWAKVRGTSYIIQSATMLTGGLIGLVAFVVFLRFAHVWYCKKT
- the susd1 gene encoding sushi domain-containing protein 1 isoform X12 — encoded protein: MEQTSWKRLLVAKAFLLYLTSSVFKVRVAGTLEDVCATCHVNATCDDKMDGSGGKVCTCMYGFLGNGRTQCQDKNECQAGRGKICGDHTVCHNTYGSFYCTCLRGYSPSNNLVIFIPNDGTQCKDIDECKVQGICGEGGWCTNVQGDFSCRCQAGYKVQNGSQPFHPHRDTAFCKAIDCGQPPSVTYATQLSGTGTRYGSVAKFGCLEGFFQKSGNNTAICGEKGVWEGLSLVCEEIECGEPPSFPHSITFWNNSTKIGTEVSYQCQAGFYHAGSGNASVCAADGHWDHANILCQEINCGPPAVFPNTDLLWDRTAVLGSVVHYACKHGFYLEGGRNHSTCTSAREWERITVTCREINCGPPADFPNTDLLWDRTAVLGSVVHYACKHGFYLEGGRNHSTCTSAREWERTTVTCREVDCGEPPALPHTERVWSGSGRIGTVVHYQCNTGFYNAGGDGPSVCTANGHWDVASLQCQEVDCGVPMSIPHASVLWSKPSRMGSVAYYICDRGYYSGNGKTRSVCGANGLWEDITMLCEEINCGPPAVFPNTDLLWDRTAVLGSVVHYACKHGFYLEGGRNHSTCTSAREWERTTVTCRARCGPPPSLPRWEVAWQNGSSAGSMALHRCQRGYRRWRGRTLSICEDTGRWQPATLVCREIRPAISKLVLFNEKCLRWTAERYDERGEDYTVQIVGSRDYQRAFRDVRKRAFSSESDQPELCLNLQPGTNYTINITALSARFSCTITANTSIHAPPVPEVVFRDVEVPLPSLWLRRSMNTLDPISVYQVFVVPLEGRVAFDCRSASEAHFHSDTPAALYLAAQIPVADVGAELSFTVGDQRHYGEYYNAPLQPGRDYYIILRSVSQWGRVRKQSCVFWAKVRGTSYIIQSATMLTGGLIGLVAFVVFLRFAHVWYCKKT
- the susd1 gene encoding sushi domain-containing protein 1 isoform X13; amino-acid sequence: MEQTSWKRLLVAKAFLLYLTSSVFKVRVAGTLEDVCATCHVNATCDDKMDGSGGKVCTCMYGFLGNGRTQCQDKNECQAGRGKICGDHTVCHNTYGSFYCTCLRGYSPSNNLVIFIPNDGTQCKDIDECKVQGICGEGGWCTNVQGDFSCRCQAGYKVQNGSQPFHPHRDTAFCKAIDCGQPPSVTYATQLSGTGTRYGSVAKFGCLEGFFQKSGNNTAICGEKGVWEGLSLVCEEINCGPPAVFPNTDLLWDRTAVLGSVVHYACKHGFYLEGGRNHSTCTSAREWERITVTCREINCGPPADFPNTDLLWDRTAVLGSVVHYACKHGFYLEGGRNHSTCTSAREWERTTVTCREVDCGEPPALPHTERVWSGSGRIGTVVHYQCNTGFYNAGGDGPSVCTANGHWDVASLQCQEVDCGVPMSIPHASVLWSKPSRMGSVAYYICDRGYYSGNGKTRSVCGANGLWEDITMLCEEINCGPPAVFPNTDLLWDRTAVLGSVVHYACKHGFYLEGGRNHSTCTSAREWERTTVTCRARCGPPPSLPRWEVAWQNGSSAGSMALHRCQRGYRRWRGRTLSICEDTGRWQPATLVCREIRPAISKLVLFNEKCLRWTAERYDERGEDYTVQIVGSRDYQRAFRDVRKRAFSSESDQPELCLNLQPGTNYTINITALSARFSCTITANTSIHAPPVPEVVFRDVEVPLPSLWLRRSMNTLDPISVYQVFVVPLEGRVAFDCRSASEAHFHSDTPAALYLAAQIPVADVGAELSFTVGDQRHYGEYYNAPLQPGRDYYIILRSVSQWGRVRKQSCVFWAKVRGTSYIIQSATMLTGGLIGLVAFVVFLRFAHVWYCKKT